In Tenacibaculum pacificus, a single window of DNA contains:
- a CDS encoding ferritin codes for MLSKIIESALNKQIKIEAESSQVYLSMACWAENQGFEGVAQFMYAHSDEERMHMLKLVKFVNERGGHAKVSELVAPPSEFGSFKDMFQTLFDREVMVSASINDLVHITLQERDYATHNFLQWYVSEQIEEEALARNILDKINLIGDDKGGLYLFDNDVKQIVAQGAAANTAQ; via the coding sequence ATGTTATCAAAAATAATAGAAAGCGCATTAAATAAACAAATAAAAATAGAAGCAGAATCGTCACAAGTATATTTATCAATGGCGTGTTGGGCAGAAAATCAAGGTTTTGAGGGAGTAGCACAATTTATGTATGCACATTCCGATGAAGAACGTATGCACATGTTAAAATTAGTAAAGTTTGTAAATGAAAGAGGAGGACATGCAAAAGTTTCAGAATTAGTAGCACCACCAAGTGAATTTGGGTCGTTTAAAGATATGTTTCAAACATTATTTGACCGTGAAGTAATGGTTTCAGCATCAATTAACGATTTAGTTCATATTACCTTACAAGAAAGAGATTATGCTACACATAACTTTTTACAATGGTATGTTTCTGAACAAATAGAAGAAGAAGCGTTGGCAAGAAATATTTTAGATAAAATTAATTTAATTGGTGACGATAAAGGAGGTTTATATTTATTTGATAATGATGTTAAACAAATTGTAGCACAAGGAGCTGCTGCTAACACTGCTCAATAA
- the recN gene encoding DNA repair protein RecN — MLRHLSIHNYALINQLSIDFTKGLSIITGETGAGKSILLGALGLVMGNRADLSSLKNTEKKCIIEAKFAVEGYSLHSLFEEFDIDYEEETIIRREILPSGKSRAFVNDTPVNLSILTALKIKLLDIHSQHQTSELSDVSFQFSIIDALAKNKTKITSYKNGMKKYTSLIKELKILKEETQKSKEQYAYNSHLFNEFEEAELIVGEQEILEEKLHTLNNVEEIKQHLSEALDISSNEEIGIQNSFYSLENSLQKVSIYSKNYEEIANRVTSIKLELDDVIAELENANDEVDFNPNEIEELNDRLQLIYNLQKKHSVNSIEELLVIFESLSERVAQVEDAGALIEAKNSEIKEVTNKLDEFAVLITKSRNKAIPKLQKELEYLLTELGMPNARFLIELNESETYFSNGKDVLSFLFSANKGGNFGELKKVASGGELSRIMLSVKKILSENIQLPTIIFDEIDTGVSGEVSNKIAKIMKDMGVDMQVITITHLPQIAAKGLQHYKVFKGEENGVTTSNLKLLSVDERIIEIAEMLSGKDVSESALIHAKELLN, encoded by the coding sequence TTGCTTAGACATTTATCCATACATAATTACGCGTTAATCAATCAGTTATCGATTGATTTTACAAAAGGTTTATCAATAATAACAGGTGAAACTGGAGCAGGTAAATCCATATTACTAGGCGCTTTAGGTTTAGTAATGGGAAATCGTGCCGATTTATCTTCCTTAAAAAACACAGAAAAAAAATGTATTATAGAAGCTAAATTTGCTGTTGAAGGATATTCTTTACACAGTTTATTTGAAGAATTTGATATCGATTATGAAGAAGAAACTATTATCCGTAGAGAAATTCTTCCTTCAGGAAAATCAAGAGCTTTTGTAAATGATACTCCTGTAAATTTATCAATTTTAACGGCTTTAAAAATAAAGCTACTTGATATTCATTCGCAGCATCAAACATCAGAACTGTCAGATGTTAGTTTTCAATTTTCAATTATTGATGCTTTAGCAAAAAATAAAACGAAAATTACATCCTATAAAAATGGGATGAAAAAATATACTTCTTTAATTAAGGAATTAAAAATTTTAAAAGAAGAAACTCAAAAATCGAAAGAGCAATATGCTTATAACTCACACTTATTTAATGAGTTTGAAGAAGCCGAATTAATTGTAGGTGAGCAAGAAATATTAGAAGAGAAATTACATACATTAAATAATGTAGAAGAAATAAAGCAACATTTATCTGAAGCTTTAGATATTTCTTCAAATGAAGAAATTGGTATTCAAAACTCATTCTATTCCTTAGAAAATAGTTTGCAAAAAGTAAGTATATATTCTAAAAATTACGAAGAAATAGCAAACAGAGTTACAAGTATTAAATTAGAATTAGACGATGTTATTGCTGAATTAGAAAATGCAAATGATGAAGTAGATTTTAATCCGAATGAAATAGAAGAGTTAAATGATAGATTACAGTTAATTTATAATCTTCAGAAAAAGCACTCAGTTAATTCTATTGAAGAATTATTAGTTATTTTCGAATCACTATCAGAAAGAGTAGCGCAAGTAGAAGATGCAGGGGCGCTTATAGAAGCTAAAAATTCGGAGATAAAAGAAGTAACAAATAAATTAGATGAATTTGCTGTTTTAATTACTAAATCTAGAAATAAAGCAATTCCGAAATTACAAAAAGAATTAGAGTATTTATTAACTGAATTAGGAATGCCTAATGCACGTTTTTTAATTGAATTAAATGAATCGGAAACGTACTTTTCAAACGGAAAAGATGTGTTATCATTTTTATTTTCAGCAAATAAAGGTGGGAATTTTGGCGAACTTAAAAAAGTTGCTTCTGGTGGTGAATTATCAAGAATTATGTTATCTGTAAAAAAGATTTTATCAGAAAATATACAGCTTCCTACTATTATTTTTGATGAAATTGATACTGGAGTTTCAGGAGAAGTATCTAATAAAATAGCCAAAATAATGAAAGACATGGGAGTCGATATGCAAGTTATAACGATTACGCATTTACCTCAAATTGCAGCTAAAGGCTTACAACATTATAAAGTATTTAAAGGCGAAGAAAATGGCGTAACAACATCGAACTTAAAATTATTGTCAGTTGATGAACGTATAATTGAAATAGCTGAGATGTTAAGCGGAAAAGACGTGTCTGAAAGTGCTTTAATTCATGCAAAAGAATTATTAAATTAA
- a CDS encoding enoyl-ACP reductase FabI translates to MYNLLKGKKGIIFGALDENSIAWKVAERAREEGAEFVLTNAPAGMRLGNIDDLATKTGAVVIPADATSMDDITTLVEKSMEILGGKIDFVLHSIGMSVNVRKKRHYTDPNYDFTAKGADVSAVSFHKVMNVLYNKKAMNEWGSIVALSYMAAQRVFPDYNDMADNKAYLESIARSFGYFFGRDHKVRVNTISQSPTPTKAGQGVKGFDGFISYSDKMSPLGNASALECADYTISLFSDLTRKVTLQNLFHDGGFSNMGVSTAVMDKFTEL, encoded by the coding sequence ATGTACAATTTATTAAAAGGTAAAAAAGGAATTATTTTTGGTGCATTAGATGAAAATTCTATAGCATGGAAAGTGGCTGAACGTGCTCGTGAAGAAGGTGCTGAATTTGTGCTAACTAATGCGCCTGCGGGAATGCGTTTAGGAAATATTGATGATTTAGCGACTAAAACAGGAGCTGTTGTTATACCTGCTGATGCTACTTCTATGGATGATATTACAACTTTAGTTGAAAAATCTATGGAAATTTTAGGCGGAAAAATAGATTTTGTATTGCATTCTATAGGGATGTCTGTTAATGTGCGTAAAAAACGTCATTATACTGATCCTAATTACGATTTTACAGCAAAAGGTGCTGATGTTTCTGCAGTTTCTTTTCATAAAGTAATGAATGTTTTATACAACAAAAAAGCTATGAATGAATGGGGAAGTATTGTTGCTTTGTCATATATGGCGGCTCAACGTGTGTTTCCTGATTATAATGATATGGCTGATAATAAAGCGTATTTAGAATCGATTGCTCGTAGTTTTGGATACTTTTTTGGACGTGACCATAAAGTACGTGTAAATACTATTTCACAGTCGCCAACACCAACAAAAGCAGGACAAGGTGTAAAAGGTTTTGATGGCTTTATTTCGTATTCAGATAAAATGTCTCCTTTAGGAAATGCATCAGCATTAGAATGTGCAGATTATACGATTTCTTTATTTTCAGATTTAACAAGAAAAGTAACGTTACAAAATTTATTTCATGATGGAGGATTCTCTAATATGGGAGTTAGTACAGCCGTAATGGATAAATTTACAGAATTGTAA
- the porD gene encoding type IX secretion system protein PorD, with translation MRTFFFFIFILSSVFTIQSQELNAFVTINTDKIQSSNKQVYETLQKSLTEFINEKQWTDKKFKQQERINCAFTIIINEQNGNNFSASLQVQSTRPVYNSSYASPILNINDTNFNFRYSEFAPLIFNPNTYDSNLVSTIAFYVYTILGIDADTFALKSGTDYFKTAENVMLQAQSSGETGWQNKIGAQNRFALIDNLLSSKFSPLRSIYYEYHRNGFDKFADNKDIAKETIEKNVISLDKLHNITIGNYMIRVFLDAKGDEILNVFSDGKPTKNTPKMLGVLDKIAPTYKDKWKSIK, from the coding sequence ATGCGTACGTTTTTCTTTTTTATTTTTATTTTATCATCAGTATTTACAATACAGTCTCAAGAATTAAATGCTTTTGTAACTATAAATACCGATAAAATTCAGAGTAGTAATAAACAAGTTTATGAAACACTTCAAAAATCATTAACAGAGTTTATTAACGAAAAACAATGGACTGATAAAAAATTTAAACAACAAGAACGTATTAATTGTGCTTTTACTATTATTATAAACGAACAAAATGGTAATAATTTTAGCGCTAGTTTACAGGTTCAATCTACACGACCTGTATATAATTCAAGTTATGCAAGCCCTATTTTAAATATAAATGATACTAATTTTAATTTTCGATATAGTGAGTTTGCTCCTTTAATTTTTAATCCAAATACTTACGATTCTAATTTAGTATCAACAATAGCTTTTTATGTTTACACTATTTTAGGTATTGACGCAGATACTTTTGCATTAAAATCAGGTACGGATTACTTTAAAACGGCCGAAAACGTTATGTTACAAGCTCAATCAAGTGGTGAAACAGGCTGGCAAAATAAAATAGGAGCACAAAATCGTTTTGCGTTAATTGATAATTTACTTTCTTCAAAATTTAGTCCTTTGCGTAGTATTTATTATGAATATCACAGAAATGGCTTTGATAAATTTGCAGATAATAAAGATATAGCTAAAGAAACTATTGAAAAAAATGTAATTTCTTTAGATAAATTACACAATATTACAATAGGTAATTATATGATTCGTGTTTTTCTAGATGCAAAAGGTGATGAAATTTTAAATGTTTTTTCTGATGGAAAACCCACAAAGAATACACCGAAAATGTTAGGTGTTTTAGATAAAATTGCCCCTACTTATAAAGATAAATGGAAGAGTATTAAATAA
- a CDS encoding outer membrane protein assembly factor BamD encodes MQKIKNLAYLVVMLFVLSSCGEYHRALNKGSIQEQYKMAVKMYESQKYSKALRLFEKVTPTYRGKPQMERIQYMVSQSNFNEKNYSLAGYYFNRFTTNYPKSSKKEEAAFLSALSYYKAAPSFSLDPTDTDKALASFQAFIDGYPNSDKLDEANKYYAELRGKLERKSFEIAKTYYKTAAYDSRNYTAAITAFDNLLSDYLGTKYKEEALYFRLKAAHDFVMKSTQRRKPERIKVAIKAYDKLKRSFPESKFIEDSNAMLAALNKEQEQLVKS; translated from the coding sequence ATGCAAAAAATTAAAAATTTAGCGTATTTAGTTGTAATGCTATTCGTTTTATCTTCATGTGGAGAATATCACAGAGCATTAAACAAAGGAAGTATTCAAGAGCAGTATAAAATGGCTGTAAAAATGTACGAATCGCAAAAGTACAGCAAAGCGTTACGTTTGTTTGAAAAGGTTACACCTACTTACAGAGGAAAACCTCAAATGGAGCGTATCCAATACATGGTTTCTCAATCTAATTTTAATGAAAAAAATTATAGTTTAGCTGGATATTACTTTAATAGGTTTACAACAAATTACCCTAAAAGTTCAAAAAAAGAAGAAGCTGCTTTTTTATCAGCGTTAAGTTATTATAAAGCTGCGCCTAGTTTTAGTTTAGACCCTACGGATACAGATAAAGCATTAGCATCTTTTCAAGCTTTTATTGATGGATATCCTAATTCAGATAAATTAGATGAAGCAAATAAATATTATGCTGAATTACGTGGTAAATTAGAGAGAAAATCGTTTGAAATAGCTAAAACATATTACAAAACAGCTGCTTATGATTCTAGAAATTATACCGCAGCAATTACTGCTTTTGATAATTTATTATCAGATTATTTGGGTACAAAATATAAAGAAGAAGCGTTATATTTTCGTTTAAAAGCAGCACATGATTTTGTAATGAAAAGTACGCAACGTAGAAAACCTGAAAGAATTAAAGTAGCTATAAAAGCATACGATAAATTAAAGAGAAGTTTTCCTGAATCTAAATTTATAGAAGATTCCAATGCAATGTTAGCAGCATTAAATAAAGAACAAGAACAATTAGTTAAAAGTTAA
- the coaBC gene encoding bifunctional phosphopantothenoylcysteine decarboxylase/phosphopantothenate--cysteine ligase CoaBC, whose amino-acid sequence MSVLNGKKVLLGVTAGIAAYKTASLVRLFIKSGAEVIVVMTPASKDFITPLTLSTLSKNPVYSTFYEKEDENEVWNNHVDLGLWADLMIIAPATANTLSKMTNGTCDNLLLATYLSAKCPIYFAPAMDLDMYIHPSTKNSLDTLQNFGNILIPATSGELASGLVGEGRMAEPTDIVSFIEKDIASKLPLRGKKLLLTAGPTYEAIDPVRFIGNHSSGKMGFEIAKTAANLGAEVYLVAGPSHQKVSHSFIHRIDVKSAQEMYDACHKYYEMVDIAILSAAVADYRPKNVVTQKIKKKDSALVIELEPTKDILKSLGELKTTQLLVGFALETDNEIENAKSKITRKNLDFIVLNSLKDKGAGFATDTNKVTIIDANFNETVFDLKSKIAVSVDIINEVIKRI is encoded by the coding sequence ATGTCTGTATTAAATGGTAAAAAAGTATTATTAGGTGTTACCGCAGGTATTGCCGCATACAAAACAGCCAGTTTAGTTCGATTATTTATAAAATCAGGCGCAGAAGTTATCGTAGTGATGACTCCTGCGTCTAAAGATTTTATAACACCTCTTACACTTTCTACTTTATCTAAAAACCCTGTTTATTCTACTTTTTATGAAAAAGAAGATGAAAATGAGGTATGGAATAATCATGTTGATTTAGGGCTTTGGGCAGATTTAATGATTATTGCTCCAGCAACTGCAAATACCTTGTCTAAAATGACAAATGGTACTTGCGATAATTTATTATTAGCTACTTATTTATCTGCAAAATGTCCTATATATTTTGCTCCTGCAATGGATTTAGATATGTATATACATCCTTCCACTAAAAATAGTTTAGACACATTACAAAATTTTGGTAATATATTAATTCCTGCAACTTCTGGTGAATTAGCTAGCGGATTGGTAGGAGAAGGTCGTATGGCTGAGCCAACAGATATTGTTTCTTTTATCGAAAAAGATATCGCTTCAAAATTACCACTTCGAGGAAAAAAATTATTATTAACAGCAGGTCCAACGTATGAAGCAATTGATCCTGTTCGTTTTATAGGGAATCATTCTTCTGGTAAAATGGGGTTTGAAATAGCTAAAACAGCTGCTAATTTAGGAGCTGAAGTATATTTAGTCGCAGGACCTTCACATCAAAAAGTATCCCATTCTTTTATTCATAGAATCGATGTCAAATCAGCTCAAGAAATGTATGATGCTTGTCATAAATATTATGAAATGGTAGATATTGCAATTTTATCGGCTGCTGTGGCAGATTATCGACCGAAAAATGTAGTTACTCAGAAAATAAAAAAGAAAGATTCAGCGTTAGTAATTGAATTAGAGCCAACAAAAGATATTTTAAAATCTTTAGGTGAGCTTAAAACAACTCAGTTATTAGTTGGTTTTGCATTAGAAACTGATAACGAAATTGAAAATGCAAAAAGTAAAATTACACGTAAAAATTTAGATTTTATTGTTTTAAATTCATTAAAAGATAAAGGTGCTGGTTTTGCTACGGATACTAATAAAGTAACTATTATTGATGCTAATTTTAATGAAACAGTATTCGATTTAAAATCGAAAATAGCTGTATCAGTTGATATAATAAACGAAGTTATTAAAAGAATTTAA
- the dapA gene encoding 4-hydroxy-tetrahydrodipicolinate synthase: protein MQKFVGTGVALVTPFSEDLSVDFDALKKLVNYNIDNGTDYLVINGTTAESATITKQEKEQIIKVIVEENNGRLPLVLGLGGNNTQVVIDELKSTDLSNIDGILSVAPYYSKPTQEGFYQHFKAISLASSKPIILYNVPGRTAKNMEPSTVLRLANDFENIIGIKEAGSNQYQYLQLLKDKPKDFLIISGDDDLALGVVLAGGSGVISVIGQGFPKEFSKMIKLGLEGKNQEAYEIHYKLMDVIDYIFEENNPSGIKALLLKKGICLDEVRLPLVKATEELQTKISDFTDNL, encoded by the coding sequence ATGCAAAAATTTGTTGGTACTGGTGTCGCTTTGGTAACTCCTTTTAGCGAAGATTTAAGTGTAGATTTTGATGCACTTAAAAAGTTAGTAAATTATAACATTGATAATGGAACTGATTATTTGGTTATTAATGGAACAACTGCTGAAAGTGCTACCATAACAAAGCAAGAAAAAGAACAAATAATAAAGGTTATTGTTGAAGAAAACAACGGAAGATTACCTTTAGTTTTAGGTCTTGGAGGAAATAATACACAAGTTGTAATTGATGAGTTAAAATCGACAGATTTATCAAATATTGATGGAATATTATCAGTAGCTCCTTATTACAGTAAACCAACTCAAGAAGGTTTTTATCAGCATTTTAAAGCTATTTCTTTAGCAAGTTCTAAACCAATTATATTATATAATGTACCTGGTAGAACGGCTAAGAACATGGAGCCATCTACTGTTTTACGTTTGGCAAATGATTTTGAAAATATTATAGGAATTAAAGAAGCGGGCAGTAATCAATATCAATATTTACAGTTATTAAAAGATAAACCAAAAGATTTTTTGATTATTTCTGGAGATGATGATTTAGCTTTAGGAGTTGTTTTAGCAGGAGGATCAGGAGTTATATCTGTAATAGGACAAGGATTTCCAAAAGAATTTTCAAAGATGATTAAGTTAGGTTTGGAAGGGAAAAACCAAGAAGCTTATGAAATTCATTATAAATTAATGGATGTTATCGATTATATTTTTGAAGAAAATAATCCATCAGGAATTAAAGCTTTATTATTAAAAAAAGGAATTTGTTTAGACGAAGTTCGTTTACCTTTAGTAAAAGCAACAGAAGAATTACAAACAAAAATTTCAGACTTTACAGATAATTTGTAA
- a CDS encoding DNA-directed RNA polymerase subunit omega — translation MDYKETKAPLSTITYNKEAIEAPTENIYEAISVIAKRANQINADLKKELVDKLDEFATYNDSLEEVFENKEQIEVSKFYERLPKPYAIAVDEWLNGKVYFRTPDVE, via the coding sequence ATGGATTATAAAGAAACGAAAGCACCCTTAAGTACTATTACTTATAATAAAGAAGCTATCGAAGCTCCAACAGAGAATATCTATGAAGCTATTTCAGTTATAGCTAAAAGAGCTAATCAAATTAATGCTGATTTAAAGAAAGAATTAGTTGATAAATTAGATGAATTTGCTACTTATAACGATAGTTTAGAAGAAGTTTTTGAAAATAAAGAACAAATTGAAGTTTCTAAATTTTACGAACGTTTACCTAAACCCTATGCTATTGCTGTAGATGAATGGTTAAACGGTAAAGTATATTTTAGAACTCCAGACGTAGAATAA
- a CDS encoding DoxX family membrane protein — MNKYFPLLLKLIAAIIMLQTLFFKFTGATESIDLFTKIANENEAFMRIGTGFFELIAAILLFIPKKTWLGAGLTIGLMGGAIMGHLTILGIEHNGDGGSLFFSAIITLIAAVILLYLNRKNIPFIGNKL, encoded by the coding sequence ATGAACAAATATTTCCCACTATTATTAAAATTAATTGCTGCTATTATAATGCTTCAAACATTATTTTTTAAATTTACAGGAGCTACAGAAAGCATTGATTTATTCACAAAAATAGCTAACGAAAACGAAGCTTTTATGAGGATTGGAACTGGTTTTTTTGAATTAATAGCCGCTATCTTATTATTCATTCCCAAAAAGACTTGGTTAGGAGCAGGTTTAACCATTGGATTAATGGGCGGTGCAATTATGGGACATTTGACAATATTAGGCATTGAACACAATGGTGATGGTGGAAGTTTATTTTTCTCAGCAATAATTACGCTAATTGCTGCTGTAATATTATTATATTTAAATAGAAAAAACATTCCTTTTATAGGAAACAAGTTATAG
- a CDS encoding DUF6913 domain-containing protein has product MIETFKEKSIQKNYDKLIVNGVNKDQNTTKINKVVVLLDNESLENIVIPNLINTLPFKKENIEVFIYKEYSKKEELASNFFTNNEFGFKASLKSDNLKNFVKNDYDLLINYVKTPNLYTNTITLLSQASLKASFAGIDDRLYDLVISDEGLNEAVLNQELKKYLTILKKI; this is encoded by the coding sequence ATGATAGAGACTTTTAAAGAAAAATCAATTCAAAAAAATTACGATAAACTTATTGTAAATGGAGTAAATAAAGATCAGAATACTACTAAAATAAATAAAGTTGTTGTTTTATTAGATAATGAATCTTTAGAAAATATTGTGATTCCTAATTTAATTAATACACTTCCTTTTAAAAAGGAAAATATTGAAGTGTTTATATATAAAGAGTATTCAAAAAAAGAGGAATTAGCTTCTAATTTTTTTACAAATAATGAATTTGGATTCAAAGCAAGTTTAAAATCAGACAATTTAAAAAACTTCGTTAAAAACGATTATGATTTGCTTATTAATTATGTAAAAACTCCAAATTTATATACGAATACAATAACTTTGTTGTCGCAAGCAAGCTTAAAAGCTAGTTTTGCAGGGATTGATGATAGATTGTATGATCTTGTTATATCTGACGAAGGATTAAATGAAGCAGTTTTAAATCAAGAATTAAAAAAATATTTAACAATACTAAAAAAAATATAA
- a CDS encoding esterase-like activity of phytase family protein, whose product MKIRFLYIAVFLVLSGCETEKINLKFLNEFIIKDSLILDNTIIGGISGIDFSNNQYFMVVDDARNPRVLVGDILIKENAIKEVTFKKVIQLDTVSSFCQSNFLDLEGIFIADNQMNLISEGSIRKGKSPTIFIVDSLGKYQNEIKTPAYFKANSVSQPKHNATFESSSKSINKKGFWIGMEAPLKADGEEPTFHKTQSPIRITYFDNQSKKATKQFVYQLEKINKPAKGNINLNGVTAILEYKKNNFFVIERIYQSGYGTLGNTIRIFKASIDKTSTNTLDILSLKKEKYIPLKKELLFDFSSIQHKLTDSIIDNIEGITFGPKLLNGNRSLILVSDDNFQAYGKQLTQFLLLEIETE is encoded by the coding sequence ATGAAAATAAGATTTCTTTATATCGCAGTGTTTTTAGTTTTATCAGGATGTGAAACAGAAAAAATTAACTTAAAATTTTTAAATGAATTTATAATTAAAGATTCTTTAATTTTAGATAACACTATTATTGGTGGTATTTCAGGAATCGATTTTAGTAATAATCAATATTTTATGGTTGTTGACGATGCTAGAAATCCAAGAGTTTTAGTTGGTGATATTTTGATAAAAGAAAACGCTATAAAAGAAGTAACTTTTAAAAAAGTAATTCAACTAGATACTGTAAGTTCATTTTGTCAAAGTAATTTTTTAGATTTAGAAGGCATTTTTATTGCTGATAATCAAATGAATTTGATAAGTGAAGGAAGTATCCGAAAAGGTAAAAGTCCAACTATTTTTATAGTAGATAGTTTAGGTAAATATCAGAACGAAATAAAAACTCCAGCTTATTTTAAAGCAAATTCTGTATCACAACCAAAACATAATGCTACGTTTGAAAGTTCTTCAAAAAGTATAAATAAAAAAGGTTTTTGGATAGGGATGGAAGCGCCGTTAAAAGCAGATGGAGAAGAACCTACGTTTCATAAAACACAATCGCCAATACGAATTACCTATTTTGATAATCAATCAAAAAAAGCAACAAAGCAATTTGTTTATCAACTAGAAAAAATTAATAAACCAGCAAAAGGAAATATCAATTTAAACGGTGTTACAGCTATTTTAGAATATAAAAAGAATAATTTTTTTGTGATAGAAAGAATTTATCAAAGTGGATATGGAACTTTAGGAAATACTATCAGAATTTTTAAAGCCTCTATTGATAAGACATCAACAAATACATTAGATATCTTATCATTAAAAAAAGAAAAATATATTCCGTTAAAAAAAGAATTATTGTTTGATTTTTCATCAATTCAACATAAATTAACCGATTCAATTATAGATAATATTGAAGGAATTACTTTTGGACCTAAATTATTAAACGGAAATCGTTCTTTAATTTTGGTTTCTGATGATAATTTTCAAGCCTACGGAAAGCAGTTGACACAATTTTTATTGTTAGAAATTGAAACAGAATAG